The DNA region TCTTGATTTGGGATCGCCCCTCCTGGCAGCGCACGATCAGCCCGGTAGGAATATGGAGCACCTGGACGGCCGAGTCAGTCGTGTTGACACCCTGGCCTCCGGGGCCTCCCGCGCGGCAGACCTCGATGCGCAGGTCTTCGGGCTTGAGGACGACGTCGACTTCCTCTGCTTCGGGCAACACGGCCACCGTGGCGGTCGAGGTGTGGACGCGCCCTTGCGACTCGGTCGCGGGCACCCGCTGCACCCGGTGCACTCCGCTCTCGAAACGGAGCTGGCGGTAGACACCTTCGCCCGAGATTTCGACGATGATCTCTTTCAGTCCGCCGAGATCGCTCGGGACCAGAGCCATCGGGCTGATCCGCCAACCGCGCTTTTCCGCATAGCGGCTGTACATGCGGTAGAGGTCGGCCGCGAAAAGAGCGGCTTCCTCTCCGCCGGTACCCGCCCGAATTTCGAGCATGGTGTTTCGCGGTTCGTTTTCCTCTCCCGGGAGGAGCGCCACCATGAGCCGGCGATGCGCCGCCGTCTCCTCTCCGCGTGCCTCGGCCAGCTCCTCCTCGGCCAAGGCCCGTAGATCGGGGTCTTCCTCCTTTTGAAGCAGAGTCTCCAGAGAGCGGACCTTTTCCTGCGCGGAGAGCCAAAGCCTATGCCGCTCGAAGATTTCCTTCAGGTGAGCATGCTCCCGGGTCAGCTCGGCCGCCCGCGAAGGCTGGGCATACACCTCTGCGCGGGAGAGGATCTCCTCGAGCTCTTCGTACCGTTGACGAAGACGGGAGACATAGGCGGTCAGTTCCATAGAGCCACCTGGAGTAGGAAAAGGGCGTGCGTCGGCCCCGGCCCAAGGCTCGGCGGGCCGCGGGCCCGCGGGAGCCGCCGGACGCTAGGTTTTGGACTTCCGGGGGGATTTGGCGGCCGTCCCGGTCATCTCGGGCATCTTCGTGCCGAAGCGGCGCAGGAACTTTTCCACCCGTCCGGCCGTGTCCACGAGCTTCTGCTGTCCTGTGAAGAGGGGATGGCAAGAGGAACAGATTCCTAACCGCAGCCGATTCTTGGTCGAGCGGGTGTGGTAGACGGCCCCGCAGGCGCAGGTGATCGTGGTCTCCCCATACTCGGGGTGAATGTTTGCCTTCATCGTGACGATTTCTTCCTTCTATTCGAACTTGGCCACAATCAGGGATGCGTTGTGTCCCCCGAACCCGAAGGAGTTGCTCATCACCGTCCGCAGCTTGCTCTCTCTGGCCTGATGAGGGACGTGGAGAAGATCGCACGCGGGGTCGGGATTGTCGAGGTTGATTGTGGGAGGAATGAGCTGGGCCTCCAAGGCCTGCAAACAGAGGATGAGCTCCACCGCTCCGGCCGCCCCCAGGCAGTGGCCGGTCATCGACTTGGTGGCGCTGACCGGGACCTTCTTCGTATGCGCGCCGAATACGCGATGGATCGCGAGGGCTTCGCAGATGTCGCCTTGCTGGGTCGAGGTGGCATGGGCGTTGATGTAGTCGATCTGCTCGGGGCTCTTTCCTGCCCGCTGGAGGGCCGAGAGCATGGCCCGGGCGGCGCAGCGGCCTTGGGGATCCGGGGCCGTGATGTGAGAGGCGTCGGCGGAAAGCCCGTATCCGATGATCTCGCCCAGAATGGGAGCGCCTCGCTTCTTGGCGTGCTCGAGCTCTTCGAGCACCACGATGCCGGCTCCCTCGCTCAAGACAAAGCCGTCGCGATCCCGATCGAAGGGCCGGGATGCCTTTTGGGGCTCGTCGTTGCGCAGGCTCAGCGCCTTCATGTTGGCGAAGCCCGACAGCCCTAGAGGCACGACAGCGGCCTCGCTCCCCCCGGCCAAGATGACTTCCGCTTCGTGATCGCGGATCAGGCGCCAAGCTTCCCCGATGCAATGCGCAGCCGTCGCACAGGCGGTCACTACGCAGAAATTCGGGCCCTCGAAGCCGAGCTCGATCGCAATCAGCCCGGAGGCGATGTTGGTGATCATCATCGGGATCATGAGCGGAGAAGTCCGCCTCGGCCCCTTTTGCAGGAGGACGCTGTGCTGGTCCTCGAGGGTTTTCAACCCGCCGATGCCCGAGCCGACGATCACTCCCACGCGGGTGGGATCCACCGCCGCGGAGAGCAAGCCGGAGTGGCGTACGGCCTCCTTGGCGGCCGTCATCGCCAGCTGGGAGAACCGATCGGCGCGCCGAGCTTCTTTCGGATTGCGGAAGGATTCGCTCAGGTCGATGCCGCGCACCTCTCCGGCGATCAGACAATCATACCCGGTGGTATCGAACGCGGTGACGCGGCCGATCCCGCTTCGGCCGTTCCGCACGCTCTCCCAGAGAGCGCCGGCGTCGTTTCCGTTCGGGGTCACCGCCCCGAAGCCGGTTACCACGACACGCCGTGTCATGAGGAAAAGGGGGAGTCGCCGTCCCCCGGGAGGAGAAGAATCGGACGAGGAAGAATCACGGCGTCAGCTTTCTTCCTCTACGTGCTCTTCGATGTATCGGATGACGTCACCGACCGTTTGCAGCTTTTCCGCCTCTTCGTCCGGAACTTCCACGTTGAACTCTTCCTCAAACGCCATGACCAGCTCGACCGTATCGAGGGAGTCCGCTCCGAGATCCTCGATAAACTTGGCCTTGGGTGTCACCTGCTCGGGATTCACGCCGAGCTGTTCGACTATCATTTCTTTTACGCGTTCTTCGATCGATTTCTTCTCTGCCATAAAGTCCAGTCTCCTTCGAGTTCGAGGCTAGTTAGAATCGGAGCCCGGATTTGGCAACCAAAAAGTCGCCGAATCCTGGTACAGCCCCCTGTGTCTCTCCACACCCCACCCGCCGGGGGACAGCGAGAGGATCGTCGATCGTCGCCGATTCGGTTATCATTGCGTGCCCTTCTCTCGTCGCTATTTCCGGAGACCGGGTCAAGCCAGAAGGCCGCCGTCGACGACAAAAACCTGACCGGTAATGTAATCGGAATCAGGCCCGCAAAGAAAAGCGACCATTCCCGCCACCTCCTCTGCGCGGCCGAAGCGCCGCAGCGGGATCTCTTCGAGAAGCCGGACGCGGACCTTCTCGGAGAGGTCCTTAGTCATGTCGGTCTCGATGAACCCCGGACAGACGGCGTTCGCGGTGATGCCGCGGGACGCGAGCTCGCGCGCGATCGACTTGGTCAACCCGATCAAGCCGGCCTTCGACGAGGAATAATTCGCTTGTCCAGGATTGCCCATAAGGCCCGATACCGATGATATATTTACGATTTTTCCGGACCGCCGTTCGAGAAAGTGGCGGCCCAACGCGCGGATCCACAGAAAGGCGCCCTTGAGGTTGGTATCGAGCACCAGATCCCAGTCCTCTTCGGTCATGCGGGCCGCCAGGCCGTCCCGGGTGACCCCCGCGTTGTTCACCAGGAAATCGACCCGGCCGAAATCGCGAAGGATGCTCCGGCTCGTGTCGTCCACCTCCTGCTTGATGCGGACGTCGGTAGCGTAGCCTTTGGCCTTCCCTCCGAAGCTGAGGATCTCCGCCGCGGTGGCCTCGGCATCCGGCGCCTTTCGGCTGACGCAGGCGACGGCCGCGCCCATGCGGGCCAGACGAAGGGCAATCGCCCTGCCGATGCCGCGGCTGGCGCCGGTCACCACGGCGACCTTATCGCTCAGCGAGTCGGTCTTCATGCAATTTGAGATCTTCTAGCGTCGCCAGGGAGACTCCTTCGGCACCGGGTTCGATGCGCCGCAGCAGGCCCACGAGGATCGGGCGGGGGCCGATCTCGACAAACCGCCGGATCCCGCCGGCGAGCATCCCCCGGATGCAATCTTCCCATTTCACGGAGCCCTCAATTTGTTCGGCCAGGCTTCGGCGGATCTCGCCGGGTTGGTGAACGGGCCGGCCCAGGAAGTTCGAATAGACCGGAACACGCGGGATTTCCAGGGGAAAGTCTTCGAGAAAGGCCTCCAGCTCCTCGGCGGCTGTGCGCATGAGGCGCGAGTGGAAGGCGCCGGAGACCTCCAAGGGGATAGCCTTCCGTACGTTCCGAGCCCTGGCCAGCGCGGGAACCAGGGCCAGCCCCCGAGGCGAACCGGAAAGAACGATCTGATCGGGCGCGTTGTAGTTCGCGACGTCCACACCGGCCTCGCGGGCGATCTCCTCCGCGGCTTTCCGGTCGATGCCGACCAGCGCCATCATGGATCCGGGGGATTCCTCGGCCGCTCTCTGAATGGCCGATGCCCTTTTTTTCACCAGGCGGAGGCCGTCGGAATACGAAAAGGTGCCGGCGGCGGCGTGAGCCGTCAGCTCCCCCAGGGAGAGGCCGGCAACCGCCGAGAAGCGGAAAGCCGGGAGGCGCTTTTGCAGCAGCGTGAAGAGGGCGTAACCATGAACGAAGAGAGCGGGCTGGGCGGCGATGGTTTCCGTTAGAGCTTCCGCCGGCCCAAAAAAGCAGAGAGAGCGGAGCGGCATCTCGAGCACCCGCTCCGCCTCTTCGTAGAGGCGGCGCACATCGGGATCGGCCTCGTAAAGGTCTTGCCCCATGCCTACCTCCTGAGCGCCCTGACCGCCGAAGAGAAGTGCGCGATTCGCTTCCACCGAGGGTTCGCCTGCTTCTGGCGAGAGCGGCCAACATGGCCTTCCCGGTTCCTCACGCCAAGCTTTTTTTTTTGCATCCTCTATCCCGCACGGTTCGTAGCCCGCGCCCGTGGTCAACCGCCGTGGGCCGTCTCCATGCTGTCTAAAAGGGCGAGGAGTCCCGCCAGGAGTTCCCGCGGCCGGGGAGGGCATCCGGGAATCGCCAAGTCGACCGGGACCACGGCTGCCGCTGCCCCCACGCAGGCGTATCCCGGGGAAAAGAGGCCGCCCGTGGCTGCGCAATCTCCCACCGCCACGACCCATTTGGGATCGGGAATGGCTCGGTAGGTCCTTTCGAGCGCCTCCCGCATGTTCCGGGTCACCACACCGGTCACGAGCAGCACGTCCGCATGCCGGGGGGAAGCGACGAAGCGCAGGCCGAAGCGCTCGAGATCGTAAAAAGGATTCTGGAGGGCGTGAAGCTCGAGCTCGCACCCGTTGCACGAGCCCGCGTCGACCAAGCGGAGGGCTAAGCTGCGCCCCAGCCGTCTTCTCGCTCCCTCCTCCACCCGGCGGCCGAGCTGCCGAAGCAGAGCTTCGTCCACCGGCGGAGGAGGCTCGGGAAGGCCGCAGGAGACCATCCCGAAAGAGAGGGACGGCGGGGGCGGGGTGCGCGGGGAGGGGGTCAGAGGTCATGGCCGGCGTACGAGCAGTTGAAGGACTTATTGCAGAGGGGAAAGTCGGCGATGATGTTCCCGGAAATCGCCGCTTCCAGCAGCGGCCATTGGAACCAGGACGGGTCCCGAAGGTGGCAGCGGGCGACCCGGCCGCGCTCGTCGATCCGGACCCAGGCGAAGATGTCTCCGCGGAATCCTTCCACGAGGGCTGTTCCTTCGGCGGGCGCCGTCGGCTCCGAGGGCGGGGGCGTGAAGCAGGGGCCGGGCGGCAGTCCGTCGAGGATCTGCCGGATGAGGCCGAGGCTCTGCTCGATTTCGCGGATCCGGACGCCCACGCGGGCATCGACATCTCCCTCCTCCCGTACCGGAACCGAGAAGCGGAGTTCCGGGTAGGGAGGATAGGCGAGATGGCGGCGGGCGTCGAAGAGTCGGCCGGAGGCTCGGCCGATGACGCCCCCGCAACCGTACCGGACGGCCAGAGTGCGGGAAAGCATTCCGGTTCCGACCGTCCGATCCTGGAGGGAGGGAGTGGTCTCGTAGACCTCCTGGATTCCGGGAAGAGCGGCCGCGATCTCTTCGCAAACTTCCCGGAGCCTCCGGAGCGCCTCTCCCGACGGCATGGCGCGCATTCCGCCGGGAACAATCCGGTCCATCATGAGCCGATGGCCGAAGCAGAGGTCCGCAGCGCGCACAATCTTCTCCCGGAGCACGGTGCAGAAGGCGTGCATGCGCGCGAAAGCCGCATCGTTGCAGATCGCTCCGATGTCTCCAAGGTGGTTGGCCACCCGTTCGACTTCGACGCAGAGAGCCCGAAGCCAATGAGCCGCGGCCGGGGCTTCGAACTCGAGGGCTGCTTCGACGGCTCGGGCGAAAGCCGCAGAGTAGGCGGCCGTCGTGTCGCCGGAGACGCGCGCCGCCCACCGAGCCGCCTGTTCCAGCTCCGCTCCGGTCAGCAAAGCATCGAGACCTCGGTGGACGTACCCTAGGCGCTCCTCCAGGCGCACCACGGTTTCCCCTGCCGCCGTGAAGCGGAAGTGGCCCGGTTCGATGATGCCGGCATGGACCGGACCGACCGGAACTTGGTGGAGCTCCTCTCCTTCCGCGGGAAGAAAAGGATAGTCGGCCCGTCCGTCTGCGGGAGATGCCTTCCCCAGGGGGAAGCGGACTCCCCAGGCCCCGTGATCGAGCCAGGGTCTCGGATCGGGGCTCTCTTCGGGCAGAAGCCCGAAGAGATCGTAGATGGTCCTCTCCGGGCGCAGAGCGGGAGGATGGAGCCGGCCCAGCGAAGGGAACCGCCCTTCCGGGCAAGGTAGGCTCAACACGCCCGCCTCCCCGGAATCCGCGTCCCAAAAAGAGAGATGAACGCAGCCGGGCTCGCCCCAAAGCCCGAGGAGGGAAGCGTTTCCGGCGGCCAGCGTTTCTCCGGCGATGCGCCAGAGGGAGGTGTCGATAATCGATCGAGGCCAAGGTCGATGGCGTTCGACGAGGTCGCCCCGCCGGAGGAGCTCCGGAAGCGAGGGATGGCGGCCCGCGGGCGGAGAAGAACCCGGGGCGGAACCGGAAGGACCGGATGGAGAAGAATTAGGCATGAGCGCGAGGGGAACTACCGGAGAAGCTGCGCCGTCTGGCGGAACCAGCCGACGACGGCGTGCGGGAGAAATATTCCCGCGGTCAACACGGCGAGCATATGGATCAGAAACGGCAGCGGCATCACGCGGATCGGCTCTCGGCGCCCGCTCGGCCTGCCGAAAGCCATGCCGGAGATGCGGAGCGTGAGCGCCCAAAAGGCGATAAGAAGGCCGAGAAGAAGCAGCAGGATCACCCACGGATGGCTGGAAAAGCCGCTGCTGACGATCAGGAATTCGCTCAGGAAGATGCCGAAGGGAGGCAGGCCGATGATCGCCATCGTTCCGGCCAGCAGTCCCCATCCGAGAAACGGGTGGCTCTCGGTAAGCCCCCGGATGTCCGCGATCTTCTGTGAGCCCTTGGCTTGGGAAATGTGACCGACCATGAAGAAGATCCCGGACTTGGTGAGGCTATGGAGCGCCATATGGAGAAGTCCGGCGAAGTTGGCCAGAGGATTCCCCAGCCCGAAGGCGAAGGTGATGATGCCCATATGCTCGATCGACGAATAGCCGAAGAGCCTCTTGATGTCGCGGCGCCGGTAGAGCATGAACGCCGCAAAGAGAACCGTGGCCAAGCCCATGGTGATCAGGATCGGACCCGGGGAGAGGACATGAGGGTTGCCCGCGAGGAGCATTTTGAATCGGATCACAGAGTAGAGGGCGACGTTGAGCAGCAGTCCCGAAAGCACCGCGGAAATCGGGGTCGGTCCTTCCGCGTGCGCGTCGGGCAGCCACGCATGGAGCGGAAAGAGTCCTACCTTGGTTCCGTATCCTAAGAGCACGAAGAGAAAGGCGAGATTGAGCAGCGACGGGTCGAGTGTCGCGGCATGCGCAAGAAGCGAGCTCCAGCGCATCGCCTCCGCTCCTTCTCCGACCGCCTGCCGGGCCGCCACGTAGGTCAGTGTGGTCCCGAAAAGCGCCAGGGCGATGGCGACGCTGCTCAACATCATGTACTTCCAAGACGCCTCGATCGCTTCGTGCGTGCGGTAGATCCCCACCATCAGAACCGTGGTAAGGGTAGCCAGCTCCACCGAAGCCCAAAGAACCCCGATGTTGTTGGCAAGGAGGGCCAGCGTCATCCCGAAGAGGAGAAGCTGGTACATGGCGTGGTAAAAGCGGAGGAGTCGCGGCGTGAGGCGGCCGATCTCGATTTCGTGCTGGATGTATCCCGCGCTGAAGAGGCTCGTGGTAAAGCCCACGAAGGCGTTGAGGATCAGAAAGACGATGTTGAGATCGTCGACCAGGAGGTAGCGGCCCGGCGCCTCTCTCGGAACCGCGAGAAGGGAAAGGGCGACGCAGAACGAGAGAAAGGATGCGAGGATGTTGATCCGCGCTGCGAGCCGCCAGTCCCGGAGGAACGCCAGCAAGAGAGCGGACGCTGCGGGAATCACGAGCGCCCAGGCCGTCGGGTTCCAGGAAGAATAGTTCATCGTCTTTCTCCGCGGAAGCGGTCGACGACCAAGATATCGACCGTGTCAAAACGCTCCCGGATGCGGAAAAGGAAGATGCCGATGACGATGAAGGCGATCAGCACCGCGAACGCCACGCTGATTTCCACGACCAGCGGCATCCCTTTGGCTCCGGCAGCGGCCAAGATGAGCCCGTTCTCCAGAGACATAAAACCGATGACCTGGCTGATGGCATTGCGTCGGGTGACGATCATGAGCATGCCGAGGAGGATCACCGCCAGGGCGAAGGCGAGATCTTCGCGGGAAAGCCGGTCGCCCGGAGGAGTGGTGCGCAGGGTGACGACCAGCGAAAGTGCCACCAGAGAGATGCCTACCAGCATCGTGGGACCGATGCCGCCCACCGTCTCCAAAACCTGGTGGATCCGCAGCTGGGCGACGATTCGACGGAGCGCGACCGGGATAAGGACGGCCTTGAACACCAAGGCGACGGCTGCGGTGATGTAGAGATGGGGGGCGTTTTGCGCGAATGCCTGCCAGGCGACGGAAAGGGTCAAGAGCAGGGCGTGGAACGTGAACACGTGCAGGAGGGCATAGACCCGGTCCTGGTAGAGGAGCATGAAGCTGGCCAGCACAAGGCTCCCGGAAAGCAAATGGGCGACGTCGAAGTCGAATGTGCTCATGCCGATGGGGATGGGTTTATAGGCTGCTGGAAACGAAACGGAGGAGGGAGGCGAGGAGGCCGAGCATGAGCGCAGCCCCGAGAAAGTCCGGGACGCGGAAGAGGCGCATTTTGGCCAACGTGGTCTCGAAAATGCCCAGCGCGACGCCTGCCGTCGCCAGCTTCAGCACGTAGAAGAGCCCTCCGGCGAGGTAGGAAGCGAGGGAAGCACCCGGCGCCGCTACGCCCCAGGGGAGGAAGATCGTGCCGATCAGAGAGAAGTAGAGCAGCAGCTTGAGGAAGGCGCTCAATTCGAGGAGGGCCAGGTGCCGGCCCGAGTACTCGAGGATCATCGCCTCGTGGACCATGGTCAGTTCGAGGTGCGTGGCGGGGTTGTCGACCGGCAGGCGGCAGTTTTCGGCCAGCGCGATCAGGAGGAGAGCGGCGAAGGCCAGGACCATCGAGACCCGAAGGCCTACGGCGGGCGAGAGCACGTAAGCGGTGATCGCGGAGAGCTCGGTGGAGCCCGCGATCAGGGCCAACGTGAAAACCACCAGGAGCATGGCGGGCTCCGCCAGCGAAGCGATCATCATCTCCCGGCTCGCGCCTATGCCTCCGAAGCTCGTGCCGACGTCCAGAGCGGAGAGAGCCAGGAAGAATCGAGCGCTGCCGATCAGGGCGGTGACGGCGATGAGATCGGCCCAAGGACCGAAGGGAAGACCCAGGCAGAAGGTGGGAACGAGGGCGGTCGCCAGCCAGGTGAAGGCGAAAATGAGATAGGGGGAGGCGCGGAAGAGCCAGGAAGCGTTCGGCGCCAGCGCGGGGCTCTTGCGGAAAAGGCGGAGGAGATCCCGGTAGGGCTGGAGAATCGAAGGGCCTTGGCGGCCGAGCATGCGCGCCTTCACCTTGCGCACCAAGCCGGTGAGGCCCGGCGCCAAGAGGAGCACCAAGAGCATCTGAAAGGCTTGGACCAGAAACGATCGGACTAGACCCATACGCTCAGCAGAAGCAGCAGGAGGACCAGAAGGAGAAAGACGAGAAGGAGATAACGCCGGATCGTGAGAAACTGCATCGGATTGAGCTTGTCGGCGAGCAACCAGACGAGCCGGATGATCGGCGCGTAGATCCCCCGCCAGGCCGGATCGTGAATCTTGACCGTGATCCGGGCGGGGCGGATTTCTCCGGGCAGGGGCATGTCGACCGCCTCGCGGGCTCCGAAGATGCTGGAGGCGTAGACGCGGCGGATCGGCTGAGCAAAGCTCGCGGCGGTATACTGCGTCGACGGGCTCGGATCCGGAAAGCCGCAATCCCAAGCGGGTGAGCGGCGGATCGGGCGAAACCCGAACCATCGCACAAGCCCGGTAACGGCCAGACCGGTGAGGACGATGAGGACGAAAAGGAGGAAAGCGTCGTAGGAGCTCCGGTGCTGAGCGATCGGGACCATCGGAGCCCAGAAGGGCCGGCTCTGTTGCGGCATCGCCTGTCCCACCAGCTCCATGACCGCCGGACCCAGGGCATTGACGACGGGCCCCGGGAAGATCCCGGCCAGGAGGCAGAGGAGGGCGTTGAGGAAGAGGACGGAGAGAGACCATCGATCGGTTTCCCGGGCCTCGGCAGCGCTCGGCGATCGAGGCCGTCCGAGAAAGCTCATGCCGAAGGCCTTGACAAAACAGGCCGCCGCCAGCGCCGCCGACAAGGCCAGGAGAGCTCCCACGACGACGATCAGGAACTTGAGCGCCCACTGGGGAAGATCGGGGCTCACCAGAATAGCCTGGAAGGTGAGCCATTCCGAGGCGAAGCCGTTGAGGGGTGGAAGCGCCGAGATCGCGACCGAACCGAGCAGGAAGGCAAACGACGTTCCCGGCATCCGGTGGATAAGCCCCCCCATCTTCCCCATATCGCGCTCGCCCGTCGCGGCCAGCACCGCCCCGGAGCCGAGAAAGAGAAGGCTCTTGAACAAGGAGTGGTTGATCGTGTGGAAGAGGGAAGCGGTCAGGGAAAGCGCGGCGGCCCACGGAATCCGATTCGTCGCGAAGGCCAGTGCGAGTCCGAGGCCGATGAAGATGATCCCGATGTTTTCCACCGTGTGGTAAGCAAGCAGCCGCTTGAGATCATGCTGCATCAGGGCGTAGAGGACGCCCAGAACGGCGGTTACCCCTCCCAGGAAGAGCAGCGGTAGGCTGCTTTCCCAAGACTGGGGGCGAAGGAGATCGAAGACGACCCGGATGAAGCCGTAGACGGCCACCTTGGTCATCACTCCGCTCATCAACGCCGAGACATGGCTCGGAGCGGCCGGATGGGCCTGCGGAAGCCAGACGTGGAGGGGAAAAAGGCCGGCCTTGGAGCCGGCGCCGATCGTCGTCAACAGGAGTACGAGCCCCGCAGTCCAGGACGGGAACGCGGCGGCGCGCATCCCGGAAAATGCATAGCCCCCGGCGGAGTTCGCCAGCAATCCGAAAGCCAGAAGGAGCGTCAAGCCCCCGAAAACCGCCATGATAAGGTAGAGCTGGCCGGCCCGGGCGTTCTCTTCCTCACGGTGGTGGGAGACGACGAGCGCCCAGGAAGCCAGCGACATGAACTCCCAAGCGAACAGAAAGACATACGCGTCATCGGCCAGGACGACCCAAATCATTCCTGCAAGGAAGAGCGGAAAGAAGGGAAGGACGCGCTCGGGCGCCGATTCATGGCGGCCGTAGCCGATGCCGAAGAGAGAGGTCGAGGCGCCGCCCCAGCCGATGATCGCCAGGAACAGGGAGGAGAGGGCGTCCATTCGGAAATGGGCTCCGAGCCAGGGCAGGCCGATGGGAAGGGTCAACGCAGGCGTGTCGCCGGAAAGGAAGAGAAGCTGCGATAGGCCGACAGCCAAGGAAACTAAGCTGACGGCAATGGTCCCGGCATAGACAAGCGGGCTCCGACGGGACGCAGGGCGCGTCCCCAAGCCAGCGATGCTCAGCAGGAGGAGAGCGGCCGAGCAGCCGAGCGCGATAACCAAGGTCATTCGGTTCTACGGCTTGCCCGAGGAGGAAAGCCTCTTTTGCGCACCGAGAGCCGGAGCACGGGTCGCGAATCGCGTACTCTCCAGCACGGCCATCGCCTCGGAGGACAAACAAACGTTCAAGCTCCTGCTTGTACGCAGGCCGCCGGCAGCGCACAAGGCAAATTTGGCCCGTCCTCCGGACGCCGGCGACACGGCGTCAAGGCTCCCGGAGGAGAGATTCCAACAGCTCGTGGATTTTCTGGGGGTTGGCCTGCCCCCGGGTCCTTTTCATGACGAATCCCTTGAGCGCATTGATCGCCGCCGTCTTTCCCGCTTTGTAGTCGGCTACGCTCTTCGGATTGGCGGAGATCGCCTCTCGGCAGAACCCCTCCAAGGCCTGGGTATCCGAAATCTGGGCCAGACCGCGTTCGGCGACGATCTCCTTGGGCGGCCGGGGTCTTTCGATCAGGATCGCCAACACTTCCTTTCCTTGCCGGGAATTGAGCCGTCCTTCGGAGATAAGATCCGCCAGCTCCCCGAAATATTCGGGGGGGATCGATAGGGGGGCTGGCGAATCCTCGCGGAGCGCTAGGTAGTCGTTGATGGTAAGATTGGCTAATGTAACCGGGTTCCGGGTCGAGCGGGCCGCCTTCTCGAAGTAGTCGGCAAGAGGAGGATCGGACGCGAGGACGCTCGCCTGATATTCCGAGAGGCCGTAGGTCTGGCGCAGGCGGCTCTTTTTTCTTTCGGGAAGCTCGGGCATGCGCCGCTTGGCCTCCTCGCGCAGGCGGCCTTCGGTATGGATCGGCAACAGGTCGGGATCGGGAAAGTAGCGGTAGTCATGGGCCTGCTCCTTCGTGCGCATGGGAATT from Methylacidimicrobium sp. AP8 includes:
- the prfA gene encoding peptide chain release factor 1; the encoded protein is MELTAYVSRLRQRYEELEEILSRAEVYAQPSRAAELTREHAHLKEIFERHRLWLSAQEKVRSLETLLQKEEDPDLRALAEEELAEARGEETAAHRRLMVALLPGEENEPRNTMLEIRAGTGGEEAALFAADLYRMYSRYAEKRGWRISPMALVPSDLGGLKEIIVEISGEGVYRQLRFESGVHRVQRVPATESQGRVHTSTATVAVLPEAEEVDVVLKPEDLRIEVCRAGGPGGQGVNTTDSAVQVLHIPTGLIVRCQEGRSQIKNREKAITILRTRLLAQKQQEERARLSSERRSLIGSGDRHEKIRTYNFPQDRVTDHRVPVTLHGLASVLEGNIEPLLEALAEKEMEERLSAAEAAGSSPRFTP
- the rpmE gene encoding 50S ribosomal protein L31, which gives rise to MKANIHPEYGETTITCACGAVYHTRSTKNRLRLGICSSCHPLFTGQQKLVDTAGRVEKFLRRFGTKMPEMTGTAAKSPRKSKT
- the fabF gene encoding beta-ketoacyl-ACP synthase II produces the protein MTRRVVVTGFGAVTPNGNDAGALWESVRNGRSGIGRVTAFDTTGYDCLIAGEVRGIDLSESFRNPKEARRADRFSQLAMTAAKEAVRHSGLLSAAVDPTRVGVIVGSGIGGLKTLEDQHSVLLQKGPRRTSPLMIPMMITNIASGLIAIELGFEGPNFCVVTACATAAHCIGEAWRLIRDHEAEVILAGGSEAAVVPLGLSGFANMKALSLRNDEPQKASRPFDRDRDGFVLSEGAGIVVLEELEHAKKRGAPILGEIIGYGLSADASHITAPDPQGRCAARAMLSALQRAGKSPEQIDYINAHATSTQQGDICEALAIHRVFGAHTKKVPVSATKSMTGHCLGAAGAVELILCLQALEAQLIPPTINLDNPDPACDLLHVPHQARESKLRTVMSNSFGFGGHNASLIVAKFE
- a CDS encoding acyl carrier protein yields the protein MAEKKSIEERVKEMIVEQLGVNPEQVTPKAKFIEDLGADSLDTVELVMAFEEEFNVEVPDEEAEKLQTVGDVIRYIEEHVEEES
- the fabG gene encoding 3-oxoacyl-[acyl-carrier-protein] reductase, whose protein sequence is MKTDSLSDKVAVVTGASRGIGRAIALRLARMGAAVACVSRKAPDAEATAAEILSFGGKAKGYATDVRIKQEVDDTSRSILRDFGRVDFLVNNAGVTRDGLAARMTEEDWDLVLDTNLKGAFLWIRALGRHFLERRSGKIVNISSVSGLMGNPGQANYSSSKAGLIGLTKSIARELASRGITANAVCPGFIETDMTKDLSEKVRVRLLEEIPLRRFGRAEEVAGMVAFLCGPDSDYITGQVFVVDGGLLA
- the fabD gene encoding ACP S-malonyltransferase, producing MEANRALLFGGQGAQEVGMGQDLYEADPDVRRLYEEAERVLEMPLRSLCFFGPAEALTETIAAQPALFVHGYALFTLLQKRLPAFRFSAVAGLSLGELTAHAAAGTFSYSDGLRLVKKRASAIQRAAEESPGSMMALVGIDRKAAEEIAREAGVDVANYNAPDQIVLSGSPRGLALVPALARARNVRKAIPLEVSGAFHSRLMRTAAEELEAFLEDFPLEIPRVPVYSNFLGRPVHQPGEIRRSLAEQIEGSVKWEDCIRGMLAGGIRRFVEIGPRPILVGLLRRIEPGAEGVSLATLEDLKLHEDRLAER
- a CDS encoding NADH-quinone oxidoreductase subunit B family protein encodes the protein MVSCGLPEPPPPVDEALLRQLGRRVEEGARRRLGRSLALRLVDAGSCNGCELELHALQNPFYDLERFGLRFVASPRHADVLLVTGVVTRNMREALERTYRAIPDPKWVVAVGDCAATGGLFSPGYACVGAAAAVVPVDLAIPGCPPRPRELLAGLLALLDSMETAHGG
- a CDS encoding NADH-quinone oxidoreductase subunit C: MPNSSPSGPSGSAPGSSPPAGRHPSLPELLRRGDLVERHRPWPRSIIDTSLWRIAGETLAAGNASLLGLWGEPGCVHLSFWDADSGEAGVLSLPCPEGRFPSLGRLHPPALRPERTIYDLFGLLPEESPDPRPWLDHGAWGVRFPLGKASPADGRADYPFLPAEGEELHQVPVGPVHAGIIEPGHFRFTAAGETVVRLEERLGYVHRGLDALLTGAELEQAARWAARVSGDTTAAYSAAFARAVEAALEFEAPAAAHWLRALCVEVERVANHLGDIGAICNDAAFARMHAFCTVLREKIVRAADLCFGHRLMMDRIVPGGMRAMPSGEALRRLREVCEEIAAALPGIQEVYETTPSLQDRTVGTGMLSRTLAVRYGCGGVIGRASGRLFDARRHLAYPPYPELRFSVPVREEGDVDARVGVRIREIEQSLGLIRQILDGLPPGPCFTPPPSEPTAPAEGTALVEGFRGDIFAWVRIDERGRVARCHLRDPSWFQWPLLEAAISGNIIADFPLCNKSFNCSYAGHDL
- a CDS encoding hydrogenase 4 subunit F produces the protein MNYSSWNPTAWALVIPAASALLLAFLRDWRLAARINILASFLSFCVALSLLAVPREAPGRYLLVDDLNIVFLILNAFVGFTTSLFSAGYIQHEIEIGRLTPRLLRFYHAMYQLLLFGMTLALLANNIGVLWASVELATLTTVLMVGIYRTHEAIEASWKYMMLSSVAIALALFGTTLTYVAARQAVGEGAEAMRWSSLLAHAATLDPSLLNLAFLFVLLGYGTKVGLFPLHAWLPDAHAEGPTPISAVLSGLLLNVALYSVIRFKMLLAGNPHVLSPGPILITMGLATVLFAAFMLYRRRDIKRLFGYSSIEHMGIITFAFGLGNPLANFAGLLHMALHSLTKSGIFFMVGHISQAKGSQKIADIRGLTESHPFLGWGLLAGTMAIIGLPPFGIFLSEFLIVSSGFSSHPWVILLLLLGLLIAFWALTLRISGMAFGRPSGRREPIRVMPLPFLIHMLAVLTAGIFLPHAVVGWFRQTAQLLR